One part of the Marinobacter sp. MDS2 genome encodes these proteins:
- the gloA gene encoding lactoylglutathione lyase: MPKHFEKALGLHDAPVPETEGYVFNQTMLRIKDPERSLDFYSRVMGMRLVRKLDFPEMKFTLYFLAYLDDAEAERVPADEGHRTTYTFGREAMLELTHNWGTEDDPDFAYHNGNDQPQGFGHIGVAVPDVYSACERFEQLGVEFVKRPDDGKMKGLAFIKDPDGYWIEILQPNMLEKQRKGG, encoded by the coding sequence ATGCCAAAGCATTTCGAAAAGGCCCTTGGCCTGCATGACGCGCCGGTTCCTGAAACCGAAGGTTACGTGTTTAACCAAACTATGCTGCGGATTAAAGATCCTGAGCGCTCTCTGGACTTTTATTCCCGAGTGATGGGCATGCGCTTGGTGCGTAAACTGGACTTCCCGGAAATGAAGTTCACGCTGTATTTTTTGGCGTATCTGGACGATGCCGAAGCCGAGCGAGTGCCGGCGGATGAGGGGCACCGGACAACCTACACCTTTGGCCGCGAAGCCATGTTGGAACTGACCCACAACTGGGGCACCGAAGACGACCCCGACTTTGCCTACCACAACGGTAACGACCAGCCGCAAGGCTTTGGTCATATCGGCGTTGCCGTGCCGGATGTTTACAGTGCCTGTGAACGCTTCGAGCAACTCGGTGTCGAGTTTGTGAAGCGCCCGGATGACGGCAAAATGAAAGGCTTGGCGTTTATCAAAGACCCGGATGGCTACTGGATTGAGATCCTGCAGCCAAACATGCTGGAAAAGCAGCGTAAGGGCGGCTAA
- a CDS encoding thioredoxin domain-containing protein, translating into MGEAKRRKQTGAPAPRNQGNKKPAYIAIAAVVVVAVIAAVYFMTTPPAPTSGNLPVAAENADEFPAVFDQYGISVGAEDAPVVVREFADYQCPACASFSEASQRLKQEYVESGKVRFVYFDLPLRQHPNAMPAAQAARCAGDQGEYWAMHDKLYGSQSSWSGSNDPVVTFTRYANDLGLEERRFRRCMTTELHKEAVEESLQVAMQLRVASTPTVLVDNIQLTRPGWGQLSAVVERELNKAED; encoded by the coding sequence ATGGGTGAAGCAAAGCGACGCAAACAAACAGGCGCCCCTGCGCCGCGTAACCAAGGCAACAAGAAGCCGGCTTATATCGCAATAGCTGCGGTGGTTGTTGTAGCCGTGATTGCTGCGGTCTACTTCATGACCACGCCGCCGGCGCCGACCTCCGGCAATCTGCCGGTAGCCGCTGAGAACGCCGACGAGTTTCCGGCTGTTTTTGATCAATACGGTATCTCAGTCGGTGCAGAAGATGCCCCGGTGGTGGTGCGTGAATTCGCCGATTACCAGTGCCCGGCCTGCGCCAGTTTCTCCGAAGCCAGCCAGCGCTTGAAACAAGAGTACGTCGAATCCGGCAAAGTGCGTTTCGTCTATTTCGACCTGCCGCTTCGCCAGCACCCGAACGCCATGCCCGCTGCCCAAGCGGCACGTTGTGCCGGCGATCAGGGCGAATACTGGGCCATGCACGACAAACTTTACGGCTCGCAATCCTCCTGGAGCGGTTCAAACGATCCGGTTGTCACCTTCACCCGCTACGCCAACGACCTCGGCCTTGAAGAACGCCGCTTCCGCCGCTGCATGACCACCGAACTTCACAAAGAAGCCGTTGAAGAAAGCCTGCAAGTGGCCATGCAACTGCGCGTAGCCAGCACGCCAACGGTGCTAGTCGATAACATCCAACTGACCCGCCCCGGCTGGGGCCAGCTGTCGGCAGTGGTAGAGCGTGAACTAAATAAAGCCGAAGACTAA
- a CDS encoding DMT family transporter: MIQGVLLIALAALLWATTSIVAKFLFGGSDLAPITLAFLRLVVALPFFWVLMRREQRQLRRDNPDGNAVGSSLRSLSWKALLPLTALGLFQALYQGSYLVAVDLSGAGIATLISLCLPPVFVAILAAPMLGERPTLTTWIAALGALLGTGMLVVGDIDTTGTLRLAGILMSLLAAAVYTGFTLTSRYNSVGTPAFTTAFICFLTAAVLLLPVVLLTGGFAALETMALKHWLMVCYIGVVPTGIGYLMFFTGIKSTPATLSSIVVTLEPLFVALLAWLILGEMLGTVGVAGAIVLVVAVIVASRSNTAAGANQNG; encoded by the coding sequence ATGATTCAAGGCGTTCTGTTAATTGCTCTTGCCGCCCTGCTTTGGGCGACCACCAGCATTGTTGCGAAATTCCTGTTCGGCGGCTCTGATCTCGCCCCTATTACCCTTGCCTTCTTGCGTCTGGTTGTGGCGCTGCCGTTCTTCTGGGTTTTAATGCGCCGGGAGCAGCGCCAACTTCGCCGAGATAATCCTGACGGGAATGCGGTGGGCAGCTCGTTACGCTCGCTCAGTTGGAAAGCGCTTCTGCCGTTAACGGCGCTTGGGTTGTTCCAAGCCCTGTATCAAGGCAGTTATCTGGTTGCCGTCGATTTGTCCGGGGCGGGTATTGCCACGTTGATTTCACTCTGCCTGCCACCCGTATTCGTAGCCATACTCGCTGCCCCAATGTTGGGCGAGCGGCCTACTCTGACCACCTGGATTGCTGCTCTGGGCGCGCTTTTGGGCACCGGCATGCTGGTGGTGGGTGATATTGATACCACCGGCACCCTTCGGCTTGCGGGCATTTTGATGTCGTTGTTGGCGGCGGCGGTGTACACCGGATTCACGCTGACCAGCCGTTATAACTCGGTGGGCACGCCTGCTTTCACCACAGCCTTTATCTGCTTTCTCACCGCGGCTGTGTTGTTGCTGCCGGTGGTGCTGCTCACCGGTGGCTTCGCCGCGCTGGAAACCATGGCCCTGAAGCACTGGTTGATGGTGTGTTACATCGGGGTGGTGCCCACAGGTATTGGTTACCTGATGTTCTTTACCGGCATAAAAAGCACTCCGGCAACCCTGTCTAGCATTGTGGTTACGCTGGAACCTTTGTTTGTGGCGCTGTTGGCGTGGCTTATTCTGGGGGAAATGCTGGGTACGGTGGGCGTGGCAGGAGCCATTGTGTTGGTGGTGGCGGTGATTGTTGCTTCGCGCAGCAACACCGCAGCCGGAGCCAACCAGAACGGCTGA
- a CDS encoding rhodanese-related sulfurtransferase yields the protein MSNNIVVCALYKFAVVNDYRDLRDPLLNLMLEKDVHGTLLLAREGINGTIAGSREGIDAVKAWIASDERFDGIDYKESFVEFQPFKRTKVKLKKEIVTMGIEGIDPKRVVGTYVDPKEWNELISDPEVLVVDTRNQYEVEIGTFENAQNPATDTFREFPDYVKQNLDPAKHKKVAMFCTGGIRCEKSTAYLKEQGFDEVYHLKGGILKYLEEVPQEQSLWKGECFVFDDRVTVNHNLERGDYDQCHACRRPITEDDKLRPEYEQGVSCHQCIESLTEEQKARFKEREHQMRLAEQRGEAHVGGEAARIIAERKARKQAERERQARKSLEGERTRKSASS from the coding sequence ATGAGCAACAACATAGTTGTCTGCGCACTCTATAAGTTCGCAGTTGTTAACGATTACAGAGACCTACGCGACCCACTGCTAAATCTGATGCTGGAAAAAGACGTGCACGGCACACTGCTGCTGGCCCGTGAAGGCATCAACGGCACCATCGCCGGCAGCCGCGAAGGCATCGACGCCGTTAAAGCCTGGATAGCCAGCGACGAACGATTCGACGGCATCGACTACAAAGAATCCTTCGTAGAATTTCAGCCCTTCAAACGCACCAAGGTTAAACTTAAGAAAGAAATCGTCACCATGGGCATAGAAGGCATCGACCCCAAACGGGTGGTGGGCACCTACGTTGATCCCAAAGAATGGAACGAACTGATTTCCGATCCCGAAGTATTAGTGGTCGATACCCGCAACCAGTACGAAGTCGAAATCGGCACCTTCGAAAACGCGCAGAACCCCGCCACTGACACCTTCCGTGAGTTTCCGGACTACGTGAAACAAAACCTCGACCCGGCCAAGCACAAAAAGGTCGCCATGTTCTGCACCGGCGGTATTCGTTGCGAGAAGTCCACCGCCTACCTGAAAGAGCAAGGTTTCGACGAGGTTTATCACCTGAAAGGCGGCATCCTGAAGTACTTGGAAGAAGTGCCTCAAGAGCAAAGTCTGTGGAAAGGTGAATGTTTTGTATTTGATGATCGGGTCACGGTTAATCACAATCTTGAGCGGGGAGACTATGACCAGTGCCACGCGTGCCGTCGCCCGATTACCGAAGACGACAAGCTGCGCCCGGAGTACGAACAAGGCGTGAGCTGCCATCAGTGCATCGAGTCACTGACCGAAGAGCAGAAAGCCCGCTTCAAAGAGCGCGAACACCAAATGCGCTTGGCCGAACAGCGTGGTGAAGCCCACGTAGGTGGTGAAGCCGCCCGAATTATTGCCGAGCGGAAAGCACGCAAACAGGCAGAGCGTGAACGTCAGGCGCGGAAAAGTCTGGAAGGCGAGCGCACCCGCAAATCGGCGTCATCGTAA
- a CDS encoding YdiY family protein, translating to MLIRKPLVIACLALAPMVQAQESENWEGEAELGVLMTSGNTDETKVNGRLGLINDQVSWRNSGEFSTKYTEADDETTAEEYRAALETNYKFDEQQYWFLRGNWEDDRFSGYEFESSVTTGYGNRVWRTGKRSFLDLSAGAGYRYNKRMEVDPDTGRDVEEDAIARLAAQFDYGLSENSLFRQKLSTEIGLDDNNTISKSETSLQSSIMNNLSMKVAYRVKHVSDAPEGSEKTDTELAISLLYGF from the coding sequence ATGTTGATCAGGAAGCCACTCGTTATTGCTTGTCTGGCCTTGGCACCCATGGTGCAGGCACAGGAAAGTGAAAACTGGGAAGGCGAGGCCGAGCTGGGTGTGCTGATGACGTCAGGCAACACCGACGAAACCAAAGTAAACGGCCGCCTGGGTCTGATCAACGACCAGGTATCCTGGCGCAACAGTGGTGAGTTCAGCACCAAGTACACCGAGGCTGATGACGAAACCACCGCTGAAGAATACCGAGCCGCACTGGAAACCAACTACAAGTTCGATGAACAGCAGTACTGGTTCTTGCGCGGTAACTGGGAAGACGACCGTTTCTCGGGCTACGAGTTTGAATCGTCGGTCACCACCGGTTATGGAAACCGGGTGTGGCGAACGGGCAAGCGCTCCTTCCTCGACCTCTCCGCGGGTGCCGGTTATCGCTACAACAAGCGCATGGAAGTAGACCCGGACACCGGGCGAGATGTGGAAGAAGACGCCATTGCCCGCTTGGCCGCGCAGTTCGACTATGGATTGTCTGAAAACTCCCTGTTCCGCCAGAAGCTGAGCACCGAAATTGGTCTGGATGACAACAACACGATCTCCAAATCGGAAACCTCGTTGCAAAGCTCCATCATGAACAACCTGTCTATGAAGGTCGCTTACCGGGTCAAGCACGTATCAGATGCGCCAGAAGGCTCGGAAAAGACAGACACCGAGTTGGCGATTTCTCTGCTCTACGGTTTCTAA
- a CDS encoding GntR family transcriptional regulator, with product MDFQAPNTLAEQIAGYMAQRIMTGQIQPGQRIQEANLATELKVSRASVKEALYTLERWHLVEITPRKGASATQINAEYAAELYDVYMHLLIMLATRLCERWKEDDKPLVMDAVNRIVATVNEPGADITAVVEASFGVMEAACAVVNNPYLTESLSNFKPAVSRTYYLSAQRYRQGLIHTLRFFTELQPAVLARDSATARTLIEDFAEQQKNLIRKAMA from the coding sequence ATGGACTTTCAAGCGCCAAACACTCTGGCCGAACAAATTGCCGGTTATATGGCTCAACGCATCATGACGGGGCAAATTCAGCCGGGCCAGCGTATTCAGGAAGCGAATCTGGCCACCGAACTCAAGGTAAGCCGGGCGTCAGTGAAAGAAGCCCTGTACACCCTTGAACGCTGGCATCTGGTAGAAATTACGCCTCGCAAGGGCGCCTCTGCCACTCAGATCAACGCGGAATACGCGGCCGAGCTTTACGATGTCTACATGCACTTGCTGATCATGCTCGCCACCCGTTTGTGCGAACGCTGGAAAGAAGACGACAAGCCGTTGGTAATGGACGCTGTCAACCGTATTGTTGCCACCGTCAATGAACCCGGCGCAGACATCACAGCCGTCGTCGAAGCCAGCTTCGGCGTAATGGAAGCAGCCTGTGCAGTGGTCAACAACCCCTACCTGACGGAATCCCTGTCCAATTTCAAACCGGCAGTCAGTCGCACTTACTACTTGAGCGCCCAACGCTACCGACAGGGGCTAATCCACACTCTACGCTTTTTTACCGAGCTGCAACCCGCGGTGCTGGCCCGAGACTCCGCCACAGCTCGCACTCTGATCGAGGACTTTGCCGAGCAGCAAAAAAACCTGATCCGGAAGGCGATGGCGTAG
- a CDS encoding ACP phosphodiesterase, with translation MNHLAHTFLAPDSPEARVGSILGDFSRGVDWSALPAPVLGGVRHHLAVDTFTDQHPQVLASKQLFSKQRRRFAGVALDILYDHFLLRHWHRYSDCEQTAFIHTVYRELSAHEPVMPPAMIKVTRRMVEHDWFSAYQELDNIGFALDRVAERIRFPNQFTGIIDEIRENERELEANFLQFFPELQTFARQYPDT, from the coding sequence ATGAACCATCTCGCCCATACGTTTCTCGCGCCGGATTCCCCCGAGGCGCGTGTGGGCAGTATTCTCGGGGACTTCTCCCGCGGTGTTGATTGGTCGGCCTTGCCCGCACCGGTTTTGGGCGGTGTTCGCCACCATCTTGCGGTAGATACCTTCACCGACCAGCACCCTCAAGTGCTGGCCAGCAAGCAACTCTTCTCCAAACAGCGCCGGCGCTTTGCCGGTGTCGCGCTGGACATCCTCTACGACCACTTCCTGCTGCGGCACTGGCATCGTTATAGCGATTGCGAACAAACCGCGTTCATTCACACCGTTTATCGGGAACTTAGCGCCCATGAGCCGGTCATGCCACCCGCAATGATCAAGGTTACCCGGCGCATGGTGGAACACGACTGGTTTAGTGCCTATCAGGAACTGGACAACATCGGATTCGCCCTGGACCGGGTAGCCGAGCGCATTCGTTTTCCGAATCAATTTACTGGAATAATTGATGAAATTCGGGAGAATGAACGCGAACTAGAGGCGAATTTCTTGCAGTTCTTTCCGGAGCTCCAAACCTTCGCCCGCCAGTATCCGGACACCTAA
- a CDS encoding DUF523 and DUF1722 domain-containing protein — MSNIPVGISTCLLGKEVRYDGGHKHSRYCTQVLSQHFEFRSICPELEAGLGVPRPAIHLREKDGELRLTDNKGTADHTDAMADFIQQVMPSLADLRGYILMAKSPSCGMERIKIHDADGNVMNRDGRGLFAEALMKAYPLMPVEEEGRLNDNVLRENFIERVFAYDDWMLHVAGENLTKQSLQDFHRRYKFALLAHSEKIYRQLGPMLADLKSEPLEDIAERYIHGFMEAMTQRVSRGAHVNAMNHLLGYLKDDMSAADKTVLLEQIEAYHRGEVPLVVPMTLLRLAQRREPVDYLSTQKYLTPYPDELGLRNNV, encoded by the coding sequence GTGAGCAATATTCCTGTTGGCATCAGCACTTGCCTGCTCGGCAAGGAAGTTCGCTACGACGGCGGCCACAAGCATTCCCGTTATTGCACGCAAGTGCTGTCACAGCACTTTGAGTTCCGCTCTATCTGCCCGGAGCTGGAAGCAGGTTTGGGGGTGCCCCGCCCCGCGATTCATCTACGCGAAAAAGACGGCGAGTTGCGTCTGACCGACAATAAAGGCACCGCTGACCATACCGATGCCATGGCCGACTTTATTCAGCAGGTGATGCCGTCGCTGGCAGATCTGCGCGGCTATATTCTGATGGCAAAATCACCCAGCTGCGGCATGGAGCGCATCAAAATTCACGACGCCGATGGCAATGTGATGAACCGGGACGGCCGGGGCCTGTTTGCCGAAGCGCTGATGAAAGCCTACCCGTTGATGCCGGTTGAAGAAGAAGGCCGCTTGAACGACAACGTTCTGCGGGAAAACTTCATCGAACGGGTGTTTGCCTACGACGACTGGATGCTGCACGTCGCCGGTGAAAACCTCACCAAACAATCTCTGCAGGATTTCCACAGGCGCTACAAATTTGCCCTGCTGGCCCATTCCGAGAAGATTTACCGCCAACTGGGCCCCATGCTGGCTGACCTGAAATCCGAACCTTTGGAAGACATCGCAGAACGCTATATTCACGGCTTCATGGAAGCCATGACCCAGCGCGTCAGCCGGGGCGCTCATGTGAACGCCATGAACCATTTGCTGGGTTACCTGAAAGACGATATGAGCGCGGCAGACAAAACGGTGCTGCTGGAGCAGATTGAGGCCTACCACCGGGGCGAAGTGCCTCTGGTGGTTCCGATGACGCTGTTGCGGCTGGCACAGCGCCGCGAACCTGTGGATTACCTGAGCACCCAGAAGTATCTGACACCCTACCCGGACGAACTGGGTTTGAGGAACAACGTGTAA